The Aerosakkonema funiforme FACHB-1375 genome contains a region encoding:
- a CDS encoding amylo-alpha-1,6-glucosidase, with amino-acid sequence MLPDIVELDDKIFVPFDREPIPEWPCVLNEEPQPTLTIKDHDMFLVTDTLGNIVCSLRDDVDTSMGLFCKDTRFLSRLELQIEGRAPVLLNSTADKGFVLSVLCTNPRIENLLAPDTLGIRRELLLNGALFSEIEVTNYSTNTVSFELSISFDADFVDLFEVRGFGRQKRGQLLRSIRDGKPAEQETGELTLAYQGLDGSIMESRIQFNHRQPDLFKGYTAIWRLELPSHQSETIGYRLQMFTNNQPISTIQAPITLGQAKAAELQEEQSWTQQSTRIRSDKAIFNQAIERAEKDVYLLRQSFDKGTVLSAGVPWFSTLFGRDSIIAASQILMYNPSIARETLMILAEYQGKINDEWRDEEPGKILHEIRFGEMARCGEVPHTPYYGTVDATPLWLMLYAEYYAWTADGETLDCLWPNALAAMDWIDRNCQETGYLRYACRSSRGLVNQGWKDSGDCIVYRKGQLAKPPIALCEVQAYVYAAKVRLAEIARIKKRFDLSERWLEEANDLKARFNRDFWLEDESFCALALDGDGNQVDSITSNPGHCLHLGILTPEKAHSVAERLTAPDMFNGWGIRTLSSLSPAYNPMGYHIGSVWPHDNSLIAMGLRSLGSIDRALELCQGLIDMTLHQPYQRPPELFCGYERNGDNTPIRYPVACSPQAWATGSIFQLLQMTIDLVPDAPNNYLRIIDPALPESIESLSLHNLRVGGTLLDLEFERTGNTTSCRVAKKRGNLRVVIEA; translated from the coding sequence ATGTTGCCGGATATTGTTGAGCTAGACGATAAAATTTTTGTGCCATTCGATCGAGAGCCCATCCCAGAATGGCCTTGCGTTCTCAATGAAGAACCCCAGCCAACGCTCACTATCAAAGACCACGATATGTTTTTGGTGACCGATACGCTGGGCAACATAGTTTGCAGTTTAAGAGACGATGTAGACACCAGTATGGGTCTGTTCTGCAAAGACACCCGGTTTTTGAGTCGCCTGGAGTTGCAAATAGAAGGTCGAGCCCCAGTTTTGCTCAACAGCACAGCCGATAAAGGCTTTGTGCTGTCGGTTTTGTGTACCAATCCTAGAATCGAAAATCTTCTCGCACCCGATACGTTGGGAATTCGGCGCGAACTTCTTCTCAATGGCGCTCTTTTTTCAGAAATAGAAGTCACTAATTACAGCACCAACACCGTTAGCTTTGAACTGAGCATTAGCTTTGATGCCGATTTCGTAGATTTATTTGAAGTGCGCGGTTTTGGGAGACAAAAACGCGGGCAACTTCTGCGATCGATCCGAGATGGAAAACCAGCCGAACAAGAAACTGGCGAGCTGACTTTAGCATACCAAGGTCTAGATGGCTCGATTATGGAATCTCGCATCCAGTTCAACCATCGCCAGCCAGACCTTTTTAAGGGCTACACCGCTATTTGGCGTCTGGAGTTGCCATCTCACCAAAGCGAAACCATCGGATATCGGCTTCAGATGTTTACCAATAACCAACCGATATCTACAATACAGGCTCCCATTACGCTAGGCCAAGCTAAGGCGGCTGAGTTACAGGAGGAGCAAAGTTGGACGCAGCAAAGTACGCGGATTCGCTCGGACAAAGCTATTTTTAATCAGGCGATCGAACGCGCTGAAAAAGATGTTTATTTGCTGCGTCAATCGTTCGATAAAGGTACGGTGCTTTCGGCGGGAGTGCCTTGGTTTTCTACTTTGTTCGGTCGCGATTCTATCATAGCGGCGTCTCAAATTTTAATGTACAACCCGTCGATCGCACGGGAAACTCTGATGATTCTTGCCGAATACCAAGGCAAAATAAATGATGAGTGGCGCGACGAGGAACCGGGGAAAATTTTACACGAGATCCGCTTTGGGGAAATGGCTCGCTGCGGTGAAGTTCCCCATACACCGTACTACGGTACTGTGGATGCCACACCTTTGTGGTTGATGCTTTATGCGGAGTACTATGCTTGGACTGCGGACGGGGAAACCCTAGATTGTTTGTGGCCAAACGCTTTGGCGGCGATGGATTGGATCGATCGCAATTGTCAGGAAACCGGTTATCTCCGTTATGCTTGTCGATCGTCGCGAGGTTTGGTAAACCAAGGTTGGAAAGATTCCGGCGACTGTATTGTCTATCGTAAAGGTCAGCTGGCAAAACCGCCGATCGCTCTTTGCGAAGTCCAAGCTTACGTCTACGCCGCGAAGGTGCGTTTGGCGGAAATTGCCAGAATAAAGAAGCGCTTCGATTTGTCCGAGCGCTGGCTAGAAGAAGCGAATGACTTGAAAGCCCGCTTTAATCGCGATTTTTGGCTGGAAGACGAAAGTTTTTGTGCTTTAGCTCTCGATGGCGACGGCAATCAAGTCGATAGCATTACTTCCAATCCCGGTCACTGTCTCCATCTCGGCATTCTTACCCCGGAAAAAGCTCATAGTGTAGCGGAACGACTGACAGCGCCAGATATGTTCAACGGTTGGGGTATTCGCACTTTGAGCAGTTTATCACCCGCCTACAATCCGATGGGCTATCATATCGGTTCTGTTTGGCCGCACGATAATTCGCTGATTGCAATGGGGTTACGCAGTCTCGGTTCGATCGATCGAGCGTTGGAACTTTGCCAGGGATTGATTGATATGACGCTGCATCAACCCTATCAACGTCCCCCAGAATTATTCTGCGGCTACGAACGTAACGGCGACAATACTCCCATACGCTATCCTGTCGCTTGTTCGCCCCAAGCTTGGGCAACGGGCAGCATTTTTCAGTTGTTGCAAATGACGATCGATCTGGTACCGGATGCGCCGAATAATTATTTGCGAATTATCGATCCGGCGCTTCCGGAGTCGATCGAATCTCTGTCGTTGCACAATTTGCGAGTAGGCGGAACTTTACTGGATTTGGAATTCGAGCGAACTGGAAATACAACTTCCTGCCGAGTCGCCAAAAAACGCGGTAATTTGCGCGTAGTCATCGAAGCTTAG
- a CDS encoding response regulator, giving the protein MSTMNTGVCQPEPPSILIVDDEKMMRILLRRALEKEGYRVVEACDGQEAIEIYQRIKPDLVLLDAVMPIVDGFACCAKLQSLNEEDAKQTLLYGNPEGQQNSLWQMRSGRTPILIVTGLEDAASVDRAFEVGATDYVTKPIHWAVLRQRVRRLIEQAQLYKQLEAANQELQRIACLDGLTQVANRRGFDETLEREWRRMAREQGFLSLILCDVDFFKAFNDHFGHLAGDICLQQVAHAIREATKRPADLVARYGGEEFAVILPNSPDRGAIHVAQQIQANIAALKISHPQSGVSQYVTASLGLACIVPPPHSQPIMLIDAADKALYEAKASGRDRFILNSWES; this is encoded by the coding sequence ATGTCAACCATGAACACAGGAGTTTGTCAACCAGAACCACCTTCGATCCTGATCGTGGATGACGAAAAAATGATGCGAATTCTACTCCGGCGTGCGCTGGAAAAAGAAGGATATCGAGTTGTAGAAGCTTGTGACGGTCAGGAAGCGATCGAGATTTACCAACGCATCAAGCCGGATCTGGTGCTATTAGATGCGGTTATGCCCATCGTGGATGGTTTTGCCTGCTGTGCAAAATTGCAATCTTTAAATGAAGAGGATGCCAAACAGACGCTACTTTACGGTAATCCAGAAGGTCAACAAAATTCTCTATGGCAAATGCGATCGGGTCGCACGCCAATCTTAATTGTGACCGGTTTGGAGGATGCGGCATCTGTCGATCGAGCTTTTGAGGTGGGTGCTACTGATTATGTGACTAAGCCCATCCACTGGGCTGTACTGCGCCAGCGGGTGCGTCGTTTAATCGAACAAGCTCAACTTTACAAACAGCTGGAAGCAGCTAATCAGGAGTTACAGAGGATTGCCTGTTTGGATGGTCTGACTCAAGTCGCCAATCGTCGCGGTTTTGATGAAACTCTCGAACGCGAATGGCGACGAATGGCACGGGAACAAGGATTCCTATCGTTGATTCTGTGCGATGTAGATTTTTTTAAAGCTTTTAATGACCATTTCGGTCATCTAGCTGGAGATATATGTTTGCAGCAGGTTGCTCATGCTATTCGCGAAGCTACGAAACGTCCCGCCGATCTAGTGGCGCGTTACGGAGGTGAAGAATTTGCCGTGATTTTGCCCAATAGCCCGGATCGTGGTGCAATTCATGTAGCTCAGCAGATTCAAGCCAACATAGCAGCGTTGAAAATCAGCCATCCCCAGTCTGGGGTCAGCCAGTACGTTACTGCTAGTTTGGGTCTTGCCTGTATTGTTCCGCCTCCCCATTCCCAGCCGATAATGCTGATTGATGCTGCTGATAAGGCGCTCTACGAAGCAAAAGCTAGCGGACGCGATCGCTTTATCCTTAACTCATGGGAATCCTAG